One genomic segment of Arachis duranensis cultivar V14167 chromosome 4, aradu.V14167.gnm2.J7QH, whole genome shotgun sequence includes these proteins:
- the LOC107483903 gene encoding pentatricopeptide repeat-containing protein At5g57250, mitochondrial, whose product MNMFYTRRPFSSSSSSCSSKNHSLQTLLKRGFTPTLKSINIFLLSLLRHRKFNLIIHLFTSATLIPTNPTTHSILTWALLHSRSFQDAENLILTHFTHSHPRIWDTLIRTHHDPERALFLLRYCLQNGAVLPSPLTFSSLIHRLSSQGDLGMAMEALEIMTDHRVRYPFDDFVCSSVISGFCRIGKPELALGFYDNAVGSGALLRPGLVTLTAIVGALVRLGRLDEVCGLVRRMEEDGIGLDVVLYSVWVCGYVKGNDLVEVFRKMREMVVVKGIDHDHVSYTILIDGFSKLGDVEKSFGILAKMIKEGKRPNKVTYTAIISAYCKKGKVEEARGVFDRIGELGIELDEFVYAVLIDGYCWIGDFGSVFKLFVEMEKRGVSPSVVTYNTIINGLCKFGRTSEADELSKDVAADVITYSTLLHGYTEEENTPGILQTKRRLEEAGIAMDIIMWPEMGLVPNSVTYCTMIDQYCKVGRIDEALVVFDDFRKTSFSSPVCYTSIIHGLCKKGMVEMAIEALVELNDKGLELSRYTFRMLMRTILTEKGAKEVLDLVYTMEGLGQDLYESVCNDAIFLLCRRGFLEDAYRLCLMMRKTGLYVTRNSYYSVLRSYLSNRNREHMLPLLNIFLKEYGLVDPMMRRILACYLCLKDIHSPLQFMGKTISLPVSILRILIKEGRALDAYKLVVKTQDSLQVMYADYAILIDALCKGGYLNKALDLCAFVEKKGITLDIVVYNSIINGLCHEGRLIEAFRLFDSLEKLNLIPSEITYATLIYALSREGYLVDAEHVFSKMVLKGFQPKTQVYNSLLEGISKFGQLENALELLNDMETKYIEPDSLTVSAVINCHCQKGNMEGALQFYYKFKRKDVSPDFFGFLYLIRGLCSKGRMEEARSVLREMLKSKNIEEIINIVNNEVDNESIGGFLAILCEQGSIQEALAVLNEIASTLYPVLRLSTYNQGAHAQRNISELNAGLQSSRRLSSSCRTGLDFGSCDGSDESDLTINNDSHVTRSRPLNFDFYYSVIATHCAKGELQKANQVAKGMLSHLSRGAEHKKEERK is encoded by the coding sequence ATGAACATGTTCTACACAAGAAGACcattctcctcctcttcttcttcttgctcctCAAAGAACCATTCACTCCAAACGTTACTGAAGCGTGGATTCACACCAACCCTGAAATCCATCAACATATTCCTCCTCTCCCTCCTCCGCCACCGCAAGTTCAACCTCATCATCCACCTCTTCACCTCTGCCACACTCATCCCCACTAACCCTACCACCCACTCCATCCTCACATGGGCACTCCTCCATTCTAGAAGCTTCCAAGATGCCGAGAATCTCATCTTAACTCACTTCACCCATTCCCATCCTCGCATCTGGGACACACTCATCCGTACCCACCATGACCCTGAAAGGGCACTCTTTCTTCTACGCTATTGCCTCCAAAACGGTGCCGTTTTGCCCTCTCCTCTcactttctcttctcttattcacAGGCTCTCTTCTCAGGGGGACCTAGGCATGGCAATGGAGGCGCTGGAGATCATGACAGATCATAGGGTAAGGTACCCTTTTGATGATTTTGTTTGTAGCTCCGTGATTTCTGGGTTTTGTAGGATTGGGAAGCCTGAACTTGCGTTAGGGTTTTATGACAATGCTGTGGGTTCTGGGGCACTGTTGAGGCCCGGCTTGGTTACTTTAACTGCAATTGTTGGTGCACTTGTTAGGTTGGGGAGGCTTGATGAGGTTTGTGGTTTGGTTAGGAGGATGGAGGAGGATGGGATTGGTTTGGATGTTGTTTTGTATAGTGTTTGGGTTTGTGGGTATGTTAAAGGGAATGACTTGGTGGAGGTTTTTCGAAAGATGAGGGAAATGGTGGTGGTGAAGGGTATCGATCATGATCATGTGAGTTATACTATACTCATTGATGGGTTTTCTAAGTTAGGCGATGTGGAGAAGTCATTTGGGATCTTGGCTAAGATGATAAAGGAAGGGAAGAGACCCAATAAGGTCACTTACACTGCAATAATATCTGCTTATTGTAAGAAGGGTAAAGTTGAGGAAGCACGTGGTGTTTTTGACAGGATAGGTGAGTTGGGAATTGAGTTGGATGAGTTTGTGTATGCAGTTTTGATTGATGGATATTGTTGGATTGGAGATTTTGGTAGTGTCTTTAAGCTATTTGTTGAAATGGAGAAAAGAGGGGTTAGTCCTAGTGTTGTTACGTATAATACCATAATAAATGGTTTGTGCAAGTTCGGGAGGACGTCTGAGGCGGATGAGTTATCAAAAGATGTGGCTGCAGATGTGATTACGTACAGCACGTTGTTGCACGGTTATACCGAAGAAGAGAACACTCCGGGGATTTTGCAGACAAAGAGGCGACTAGAAGAAGCTGGAATCGCCATGGATATCATAATGTGGCCGGAAATGGGTCTGGTTCCGAATTCCGTTACTTATTGCACAATGATTGATCAGTATTGCAAGGTAGGTAGAATTGACGAGGCACTTGTGGTATTTGACGACTTCAGAAAAACATCATTCTCTTCACCTGTATGCTACACTAGTATTATTCATGGCCTCTGCAAGAAGGGTATGGTAGAAATGGCCATTGAGGCATTAGTCGAACTCAATGATAAAGGACTGGAGTTAAGTAGATATACATTTAGGATGTTAATGAGGACAATTCTCACTGAAAAGGGTGCAAAAGAGGTTTTAGATTTAGTTTACACAATGGAAGGATTGGGCCAAGACTTATATGAGTCAGTATGTAATGATGCGATCTTTttattatgcagaagaggattTCTTGAGGATGCATATCGCTTGTGCTTGATGATGAGAAAGACAGGTTTATACGTTACAAGAAATTCTTATTATTCTGTTTTGAGAAGCTATCTTAGTAACAGGAATAGGGAGCACATGCTGCCCCTATTGAATATCTTTCTAAAAGAATATGGCCTAGTTGATCCAATGATGCGAAGGATACTAGCATGCTACCTATGTTTAAAAGATATCCATAGTCCCCTTCAATTTATGGGAAAAACAATCTCTCTTCCTGTCTCCATCCTCAGGATTCTGATAAAGGAAGGTAGAGCTTTAGATGCATATAAGCTTGTGGTAAAGACTCAAGATAGTTTACAAGTCATGTATGCTGATTATGCCATTCTGATTGATGCCTTATGCAAGGGAGGATATCTCAATAAAGCATTGGATCTTTGTGCCTTCGTTGAAAAGAAAGGGATCACTTTGGACATAGTTGTATATAATTCTATAATAAATGGATTGTGCCATGAGGGACGTCTTATTGAAGCATTTCGGCTATTTGATTCATTGGAGAAACTTAATTTGATACCATCTGAAATAACTTATGCCACATTAATTTATGCACTAAGTAGGGAGGGATATCTGGTAGATGCCGAGCATGTTTTCAGTAAAATGGTTCTGAAGGGCTTTCAACCAAAAACACAAGTTTATAATTCACTACTTGAGGGTATTTCAAAGTTTGGTCAATTAGAGAATGCGCTCGAGCTTCTAAACGATATGGAGACAAAATATATTGAGCCTGACAGCTTGACGGTTAGTGCTGTCATAAATTGCCATTGCCAAAAGGGCAACATGGAAGGAGCACTTCAATTCTATTATAAGTTCAAGAGGAAGGATGTATCACCTGATTTTTTTGGGTTCTTGTACTTGATAAGAGGATTATGTTCAAAGGGACGGATGGAAGAAGCTAGGAGTGTCTTGAGAGAAATGCTCAAATCGAAGAATATTGAAGAGATAATTAACATAGTTAACAATGAGGTTGATAATGAGTCAATAGGTggctttcttgccattttgtgTGAGCAAGGAAGTATTCAAGAAGCCCTTGCAGTTCTCAATGAAATTGCAAGCACGCTTTATCCTGTTCTAAGGTTATCTACATATAATCAAGGAGCTCATGCACAGAGGAACATTTCTGAGCTGAACGCTGGTTTACAATCTTCAAGGCGTCTATCCTCCTCTTGTAGAACTGGTTTGGATTTTGGATCTTGTGATGGTAGCGATGAAAGTGATCTTACAATAAATAATGATAGTCATGTGACAAGGTCCCGGCCACTCAATTTCGACTTCTATTATTCCGTGATTGCCACACATTGTGCCAAAGGGGAGCTACAGAAAGCTAATCAAGTAGCCAAGGGAATGCTTTCCCACCTAAGTCGAGGAGCTGAAcataagaaagaagagagaaaatga
- the LOC107483902 gene encoding aspartic proteinase CDR1 gives MALVQETLILVLLTFSTWCFSTSISTNSSTTTSLAKLPNATTAKPKRLVTKLIHQRSVHHPHYNQSETAKERIELDIQHSIARVTYLHARIEGTMAANDHRTQLSPSSSGRTIMANISVGQPPTPQLVVMDTASEIFWIMCNPCSNCDQHLGQLFDPSKSSTYTQLCRTPCGFRGCNCHPLDRSPFSITYADHSSASGTLAYETLVFETSDEGSIQIPNIEFGCGRDIVYNNDPGYNGILGLNNAPMSLASQIGHKFSYCIGSLADKSSNYNQLILGEGADLEGYPTHFQALRGMYYITMEGISIGEKRLDIAPATFEIKENGAGGVIIDTGSTLTYLPDDVQNLLYKEVRNILGGSFRKVIIETYPWLYCYLGVVSRDLVGFPVVTFHFAQGADLALDTGSFFEQLTDSVFCMAIGPVSATGLDNRSSVIGLLAQQSYNVGYDLVNQIVYFQRIDCQLLSG, from the coding sequence ATGGCACTTGTACAAGAAACTTTGATTCTTGTGTTACTAACCTTCTCAACCTGGTGTTTCTCAACATCAATCAGCACCAATTCTTCAACAACCACATCCTTGGCTAAATTACCAAATGCTACAACTGCAAAGCCTAAAAGATTGGTCACCAAACTCATTCATCAAAGATCTGTTCACCATCCACACTACAACCAAAGTGAAACAGCCAAGGAAAGGATCGAACTCGACATCCAACATTCCATTGCACGTGTCACGTATTTGCATGCGAGGATTGAAGGAACTATGGCTGCCAACGACCATAGGACTCAACTTTCTCCCTCCTCGTCTGGTAGAACGATAATGGCAAATATCTCGGTAGGCCAACCTCCCACCCCACAGCTAGTTGTCATGGACACTGCCAGCGAAATCTTCTGGATTATGTGCAACCCTTGCTCGAATTGTGATCAGCATTTAGGTCAACTTTTTGACCCTTCAAAGTCTTCCACCTACACCCAATTATGCAGGACACCTTGCGGCTTTCGAGGCTGCAATTGCCACCCCTTGGATAGGTCGCCATTCAGTATCACTTATGCAGACCATTCCTCTGCATCGGGAACCCTTGCCTATGAAACGTTAGTCTTTGAGACATCTGACGAAGGTTCCATTCAAATACCAAATATAGAATTCGGGTGTGGCCGCGACATTGTGTACAATAATGATCCAGGGTATAATGGAATATTAGGACTAAACAATGCACCTATGTCTTTGGCATCACAAATAGGCCATAAATTCTCTTACTGCATAGGAAGCCTAGCTGACAAAAGTAGTAATTACAACCAACTGATCCTAGGCGAAGGAGCAGATCTTGAAGGCTATCCAACCCATTTTCAAGCTCTTCGTGGCATGTATTATATCACCATGGAAGGCATAAGTATAGGAGAAAAGAGGCTTGACATTGCTCCTGCAACTTTTGAGATAAAAGAGAATGGTGCGGGTGGTGTCATCATTGACACAGGATCTACGCTCACCTACCTACCTGATGATGTGCAAAATTTACTATACAAGGAAGTTAGGAATATCCTCGGCGGGTCCTTTAGGAAAGTTATAATCGAAACTTATCCCTGGCTATATTGCTATTTGGGGGTTGTGAGTAGAGATTTAGTTGGATTTCCAGTGGTTACATTCCATTTTGCTCAAGGTGCAGACTTGGCTTTGGACACAGGAAGCTTCTTTGAACAGCTCACAGACAGCGTATTTTGCATGGCTATAGGTCCAGTCAGTGCCACTGGCCTCGACAACCGATCTTCTGTTATCGGCTTATTGGCTCAGCAGAGTTACAATGTCGGATATGACCTTGTTAACCAGATTGTTTACTTTCAAAGAATTGATTGTCAACTGCTTAGTGGCTGA